A stretch of Mytilus edulis chromosome 11, xbMytEdul2.2, whole genome shotgun sequence DNA encodes these proteins:
- the LOC139495177 gene encoding neuronal acetylcholine receptor subunit alpha-10-like, with protein MGMIYFTIFILCVSEIVSGTVNVTGDGAIKKVLKDYNKYAYPGTTDHPIVKITHALNPVKMDYNPKGMFIQVWSQMNWNDRRLTWAGPPAKIHLPMSLIWTPDLVLYNNAIPKPSYEPNAVISQNGDVIVVPVNQYETDNCTKNDDVIECQFKFGSWTYSGNEIELAVVSPHMMLDNYRENPEYEIVGSSAVRNEQKYSCCPEMYYDILYTIQIKRRQ; from the exons ATGGGAATGATTTactttacaattttcattttgtGCGTTTCTGAAATAGTTTCTG ggACTGTTAATGTCACTGGAGACGGAGCAATAAAAAAGGTGTTGAAGGATTACAACAAATATGCCTACCCTGGAACAACTGACCATCCAATTGTTAAAATCACACATGCATTGAATCCCGTAAAGATGGATTAT AATCCTAAAGGAATGTTTATTCAGGTTTGGTCACAGATGAACTGGAATGACCGTAGATTGACTTGGGCTGGACCACCAGCGAAAATCCACCTTCCAATGTCTCTCATATGGACACCAGATCTAGTTCTATACAACAA TGCTATTCCAAAGCCATCATACGAGCCAAATGCTGTAATaagtcagaatggggacgttattGTCGTTCCTGTTAACCAGTATGAAACTGACAACTGCACGAAGAATGACGATGTTATCGAATGTCAATTTAAGTTCGGGTCCTGGACGTACAGTGGAAATGAAATTGAGTTGGCAGTCGTCAGTCCGCATATGATGCTTGACAACTACAGGGAAAACCCCGAGTACGAGATAGTCGGATCAAGTGCTGTTAGGAATGAACAGAAGTATTCATGTTGTCCAGAAATGTACTATGACATACTCTACACCATACAAATTAAACGTCGTCAGTGA